In one Mycobacterium sp. NBC_00419 genomic region, the following are encoded:
- a CDS encoding WXG100 family type VII secretion target encodes MAGTLKVDIAGLIGASSEVADRAGALAGSHTNSLTGLAAAEAGWVGASADALVSMAEKWQTISARHTAALERHATHIDTAARLFGDMEQRNAAELKSVAGPEDL; translated from the coding sequence ATGGCTGGGACTTTGAAGGTCGACATTGCGGGCTTGATCGGCGCAAGCTCAGAGGTCGCCGACCGGGCAGGTGCGCTGGCCGGCTCGCACACGAACTCGTTGACCGGCCTCGCCGCAGCAGAGGCCGGTTGGGTGGGCGCGTCGGCGGATGCGTTGGTGAGCATGGCCGAGAAATGGCAGACGATCAGTGCTCGGCACACCGCCGCACTGGAACGCCACGCCACCCATATCGACACTGCGGCGCGGCTCTTCGGCGATATGGAACAGCGCAACGCCGCCGAGCTGAAAAGCGTTGCGGGGCCGGAGGATCTGTAG